One Gordonia mangrovi genomic region harbors:
- the fusA gene encoding elongation factor G, translated as MAQEVLSDLKKVRNIGIMAHIDAGKTTATERILFYTGVNYKIGETHDGASTTDWMEQEKERGITITSAAVTCFWNKNQINIIDTPGHVDFTVEVERSLRVLDGAVAVFDGKEGVEPQSEQVWRQAEKYEVPRICFVNKMDKLGADFFFTVRTIEERLGAKPLVLQLPIGAEDSFDGVVDLIEQKAITWRGTVEIGAEPTIEEIPADLADQAAEYREKLLETVAESDEALLEKYFGGEELTVEEIKGAIRKLTIAREYYPVICGSAFKNKGVQPMLDAVIDYLPSPLDVPSVEGHAVGNEEEEMSRKPSSDEPFSALAFKIAAHPFFGKLTFVRVYSGRINAGTQVLNATKGKKERIGKLFQMHANKENPVEDATAGHIYAMIGLKDTTTGDTLCDASAPIVLESMSFPDPVINVSIEPKTKSDQEKLGTAIQKLAEEDPTFTVQLDDETGQTVIGGMGELHLDILVDRMRREFKVEANVGKPQVAYRETIRKAVDKHEYTHKKQTGGSGQFAKVIVKLEPLVDAEDGATYEFDNAVTGGRVPREYIPSVDAGIQDAMQYGVLAGYPLVNIKATLLDGQYHDVDSSEMAFKIAGQQVLKEAARLAGPVILEPIMAVEVTTPEDYMGDVIGDLNSRRGQIQAMEERSGARVVKAQVPLSEMFGYIGDLRSKTQGRANYSMVFDSYAEVPSNVSKEIIAKATGE; from the coding sequence ATGGCACAGGAAGTGCTCAGCGACCTCAAAAAGGTTCGCAACATCGGCATCATGGCCCACATCGATGCCGGCAAGACCACCGCAACCGAGCGAATCCTCTTCTACACCGGTGTGAACTACAAGATCGGTGAGACCCACGACGGTGCCTCGACCACCGACTGGATGGAGCAGGAGAAGGAGCGGGGTATCACCATCACCTCCGCCGCCGTCACCTGTTTCTGGAACAAGAACCAGATCAACATCATCGACACCCCCGGGCACGTCGACTTCACCGTCGAGGTGGAGCGCAGCCTGCGCGTGCTCGACGGTGCCGTCGCCGTCTTCGACGGCAAAGAGGGCGTCGAGCCGCAGTCCGAGCAGGTGTGGCGCCAGGCCGAGAAGTACGAGGTCCCGCGCATCTGCTTCGTCAACAAGATGGACAAGCTCGGTGCCGACTTCTTCTTCACCGTGCGCACCATCGAAGAGCGTCTCGGTGCCAAGCCGCTGGTGCTGCAGCTGCCGATCGGCGCCGAGGACTCCTTCGACGGCGTCGTCGACCTGATCGAGCAGAAGGCGATCACCTGGCGCGGCACCGTCGAGATCGGCGCCGAGCCGACCATCGAGGAGATCCCCGCCGATCTCGCCGATCAGGCCGCCGAGTACCGCGAGAAGCTGCTCGAGACCGTCGCCGAGTCCGACGAAGCGTTGCTGGAGAAGTACTTCGGCGGCGAGGAACTCACCGTCGAGGAGATCAAGGGCGCCATCCGTAAGCTCACCATCGCGCGTGAGTACTACCCGGTGATCTGCGGCTCCGCGTTCAAGAACAAGGGTGTCCAGCCGATGCTGGACGCGGTCATCGACTACCTCCCGTCGCCGCTCGACGTCCCCTCGGTCGAGGGTCACGCCGTCGGCAACGAGGAAGAGGAGATGTCGCGTAAGCCGTCGTCGGACGAGCCGTTCTCCGCGCTGGCGTTCAAGATCGCGGCGCACCCGTTCTTCGGCAAGCTGACCTTCGTGCGCGTCTACTCGGGCCGCATCAACGCCGGCACCCAGGTCCTCAACGCGACCAAGGGCAAGAAGGAACGCATCGGCAAGCTCTTCCAGATGCATGCCAACAAGGAGAACCCGGTCGAGGATGCGACCGCGGGCCACATCTACGCGATGATCGGTCTGAAGGACACCACCACCGGTGACACCCTGTGCGATGCGAGTGCGCCGATCGTGCTCGAGTCGATGAGCTTCCCGGACCCGGTCATCAACGTCTCGATCGAGCCGAAGACCAAGTCCGACCAGGAGAAGCTCGGCACCGCGATCCAGAAGCTCGCCGAAGAGGACCCGACCTTCACCGTCCAGCTCGACGACGAGACCGGCCAGACCGTCATCGGCGGTATGGGCGAGCTCCACCTCGACATCCTCGTCGACCGTATGCGGCGTGAGTTCAAGGTCGAGGCCAACGTCGGCAAGCCGCAGGTCGCCTACCGCGAGACCATCCGCAAGGCGGTCGACAAGCACGAGTACACGCACAAGAAGCAGACCGGTGGTTCCGGCCAGTTCGCGAAGGTCATCGTCAAGCTCGAGCCGCTGGTGGACGCCGAGGACGGCGCGACCTACGAGTTCGACAATGCCGTCACCGGTGGCCGCGTGCCTCGCGAGTACATCCCGTCGGTCGACGCCGGCATCCAGGACGCCATGCAGTACGGCGTGCTGGCCGGGTACCCGCTGGTCAACATCAAGGCCACCCTGCTCGACGGTCAGTACCACGATGTCGACTCGTCGGAAATGGCCTTCAAGATCGCTGGGCAGCAGGTTCTGAAGGAAGCTGCCAGGCTGGCCGGTCCGGTGATCCTCGAGCCGATCATGGCTGTCGAGGTCACCACGCCCGAGGACTACATGGGCGATGTGATCGGCGATTTGAACTCCCGCCGTGGCCAGATCCAGGCCATGGAGGAGCGCAGTGGCGCACGTGTCGTGAAGGCACAGGTGCCGCTGTCGGAGATGTTCGGCTACATCGGAGACCTTCGGTCGAAGACCCAGGGCCGGGCTAACTACTCCATGGTGTTCGACTCGTACGCGGAGGTTCCGTCGAACGTGTCGAAGGAAATCATCGCGAAGGCGACCGGCGAGTAA
- the rpsG gene encoding 30S ribosomal protein S7 yields the protein MPRKGPAPKRPLISDPVYGSPLVTQLVNKILLDGKKSTAERIVYQALEQAREKTGTDPVITLKRALDNVKPTLEVKSRRVGGATYQVPVEVKPNRANTLALRWLVTFSRQRREKTMVERLANELLDASNGLGASVKRREDTHKMAEANRAFAHYRW from the coding sequence ATGCCACGTAAAGGACCCGCACCCAAGCGCCCGCTGATCAGCGACCCCGTCTACGGCTCGCCGCTGGTCACCCAGCTCGTCAACAAGATCCTCCTCGACGGCAAGAAGTCGACCGCCGAGCGCATCGTCTACCAGGCTCTCGAGCAGGCCCGCGAGAAGACCGGCACCGATCCGGTCATCACGCTCAAGCGCGCCCTCGACAACGTCAAGCCGACCCTCGAGGTGAAGAGCCGCCGCGTCGGTGGTGCCACCTACCAGGTGCCGGTCGAGGTGAAGCCGAACCGCGCCAACACCCTCGCCCTGCGCTGGTTGGTGACCTTCAGCCGTCAACGTCGCGAGAAGACGATGGTCGAGCGTCTGGCCAACGAGCTGCTCGATGCCTCCAACGGTCTCGGCGCGTCGGTCAAGCGTCGTGAGGACACCCACAAGATGGCCGAGGCCAACCGGGCGTTCGCGCACTACCGCTGGTAA
- the rpsL gene encoding 30S ribosomal protein S12, with product MPTINQLVRKGRHDKAAKTKTAALKGSPQRRGVCTRVYTTTPKKPNSALRKVARVRLTSSVEVTAYIPGEGHNLQEHSMVLVRGGRVKDLPGVRYKVIRGSLDTQGVKDRKQARSRYGAKKGN from the coding sequence GTGCCAACCATCAATCAGCTGGTCCGCAAGGGCCGTCACGACAAGGCTGCCAAGACCAAGACCGCGGCCCTCAAGGGGAGCCCGCAGCGTCGCGGCGTGTGCACCCGCGTCTACACCACCACCCCGAAGAAGCCGAACTCCGCGCTGCGCAAGGTCGCCCGTGTGCGCCTGACCAGCTCCGTCGAGGTCACCGCTTACATCCCGGGTGAGGGCCACAACCTGCAGGAGCACTCGATGGTGCTCGTCCGCGGCGGTCGTGTGAAGGACCTGCCCGGTGTGCGCTACAAGGTCATCCGCGGCTCGCTCGACACCCAGGGTGTCAAGGACCGCAAGCAGGCCCGCAGCCGCTACGGCGCGAAGAAGGGGAACTGA
- a CDS encoding exodeoxyribonuclease III gives MRVATWNVNSVKQRIPRLLPWLDQRAPDVVCLQETKLSDDAFHDVLGTDLAERGYQIAHVGQGQWNGVALLSKVGLDDVRSGFENVPGYPEPDSPTEARAVSALCGGVRIYSLYVPNGRTPDSDHYHYKLEWLSRLRDAVAAGDGDDAAANTMLCGDMNIAPADADVFDPVAYVGHTHVTDPERDALAAFTSLGLHDVVRDRWPGDRVFSYWDYRAGMFHKDLGMRIDLILAGAPVAQRVAAAWIDRQARKGSKPSDHAPVMVDLDTAPDGDIGPVVPPPSNPAKRSGATVKLPQSVEPGE, from the coding sequence ATGCGTGTCGCGACCTGGAATGTGAACTCGGTCAAGCAGCGGATTCCGCGGTTGTTGCCGTGGCTCGATCAGCGCGCACCCGATGTCGTCTGCCTACAGGAGACGAAACTCTCCGACGACGCGTTCCACGACGTGCTCGGTACCGACCTGGCCGAACGCGGCTACCAGATCGCCCATGTGGGACAGGGGCAGTGGAACGGGGTGGCGTTGCTGTCGAAGGTCGGGCTCGACGATGTGCGCAGCGGATTCGAGAACGTGCCCGGCTATCCCGAGCCGGATTCGCCGACCGAGGCCCGCGCGGTGTCGGCGCTGTGCGGGGGAGTGCGCATCTACTCGTTGTATGTGCCCAATGGGCGCACCCCGGACTCCGACCACTACCACTACAAACTGGAATGGCTGTCGCGGTTGCGCGATGCCGTCGCCGCCGGCGACGGAGACGATGCCGCGGCCAACACCATGCTGTGCGGCGACATGAACATCGCGCCCGCCGATGCCGACGTGTTCGACCCGGTTGCCTACGTCGGGCACACCCATGTCACCGACCCTGAACGTGACGCCCTGGCGGCGTTCACCTCCCTCGGACTGCACGATGTGGTGCGCGACCGCTGGCCAGGCGACCGGGTCTTCAGCTACTGGGACTACCGCGCCGGGATGTTCCACAAGGATCTCGGCATGCGCATCGACCTCATCCTCGCCGGAGCGCCGGTCGCCCAGCGGGTGGCCGCGGCCTGGATCGACCGGCAGGCACGCAAGGGCTCCAAACCCAGCGATCACGCGCCGGTGATGGTGGATCTCGACACCGCCCCGGACGGCGACATCGGGCCGGTGGTGCCCCCGCCGTCGAATCCGGCGAAGCGGTCGGGCGCAACGGTCAAGCTCCCGCAGTCCGTCGAGCCGGGCGAATAG
- a CDS encoding sigma-54-dependent Fis family transcriptional regulator gives MTCVTLVCINLLTDAAGTSPRRAVIDHSWRRSALSGVHPDDPTPTALVDIAAADPLLDAARPVLDDAAARLVDTDMSLLLVDHECRMVSRVAFGTAIERKLDELGAAPGVPFGEDTVGTTALGTPAEIRGGIAVNSSEHYLERFKTISCFGQPIIHPATRRLAGIVCMSETAEHINPLAVPFINGVVADIADRLLDRSRAQQRRVLDAFQRAAARRDIAVAAIGDDLQLTNAPAAELLSPADIGALRGLATDPGLRAMVVPLTLVSGIEVEVGVEPVAGIGGAALFRFRPAAHISPRPTPTARTAPAAATTIAVTGEPGTGRTTEAHALAADHGPGPTLIVDVADDLICGREPDIVASITRARSGRVPLVIDGVDLLDDRSIALLTKAATTWSECPLIVVSAPREHVAAGVAALIGRCGRRVDLPALRQRSSDLAATASAVLDRIEPGMTLSGNATDALLCQDWPGNLAELDAVLRQAAEACAARAARVVEPADLPPGYRTTSRAAHLSGREQAERVAIIDALDHAGGNKVHAARELGISRTTLYARMRSLGI, from the coding sequence GTGACCTGTGTCACTTTGGTGTGCATCAACTTGCTCACAGATGCGGCCGGCACCAGCCCGCGACGAGCGGTCATCGACCACTCGTGGCGACGCTCCGCGCTGTCCGGAGTACACCCCGACGACCCGACACCCACGGCACTGGTGGACATCGCCGCCGCGGACCCACTGCTGGATGCGGCACGGCCGGTCCTCGACGACGCCGCAGCACGGCTGGTGGACACCGATATGTCGCTGCTGCTGGTCGATCATGAATGCCGGATGGTGTCGCGGGTGGCATTCGGGACCGCAATCGAACGCAAGCTCGACGAACTGGGTGCCGCACCCGGCGTACCGTTCGGCGAGGACACCGTGGGGACCACCGCGCTCGGCACACCCGCCGAGATCCGCGGCGGGATCGCCGTCAACAGCAGCGAGCACTACCTCGAACGGTTCAAGACGATCAGTTGCTTCGGCCAGCCGATCATCCATCCGGCCACCCGACGACTGGCCGGCATCGTCTGCATGTCGGAGACGGCCGAGCACATCAACCCTCTGGCGGTGCCGTTCATCAATGGCGTCGTCGCCGACATCGCCGACCGCCTGCTCGACCGTTCCCGGGCCCAACAGCGCCGGGTGCTCGACGCATTCCAACGCGCCGCGGCCCGCCGCGACATCGCGGTCGCCGCGATCGGTGACGACCTGCAGCTGACCAACGCGCCGGCCGCCGAGTTGCTCTCCCCCGCCGACATCGGGGCCTTGCGGGGGCTTGCCACCGACCCGGGGCTGCGCGCGATGGTGGTGCCGTTGACGCTGGTGTCCGGTATCGAGGTCGAGGTCGGTGTGGAACCGGTCGCCGGGATCGGCGGCGCGGCGTTGTTCCGGTTCCGCCCGGCCGCGCACATCTCGCCGAGACCCACTCCGACGGCGCGCACCGCACCAGCGGCCGCGACCACCATCGCGGTCACCGGTGAGCCCGGCACCGGCCGCACCACCGAGGCGCACGCGCTCGCCGCCGATCACGGCCCCGGACCGACCCTGATCGTCGACGTCGCCGACGATCTGATCTGCGGCCGCGAACCCGACATCGTCGCCTCGATCACCCGGGCCCGATCGGGGCGGGTACCGCTCGTCATCGACGGGGTCGACCTGCTCGACGATCGCTCCATCGCGCTGCTCACCAAGGCGGCGACGACGTGGTCGGAGTGCCCGCTCATCGTGGTGAGCGCTCCGCGCGAGCACGTCGCGGCAGGCGTGGCGGCGCTGATCGGCAGATGCGGGCGCCGCGTGGATCTACCCGCGCTACGACAGCGCAGTTCGGATCTCGCCGCCACCGCCAGTGCGGTCCTCGACCGCATCGAGCCCGGGATGACACTGTCCGGCAATGCCACCGACGCACTCCTCTGTCAGGACTGGCCCGGCAATCTCGCCGAACTCGATGCGGTTCTGCGACAGGCCGCCGAGGCGTGCGCGGCCCGCGCGGCGCGCGTCGTCGAGCCCGCGGACCTACCGCCGGGCTACCGCACCACCAGTCGCGCCGCGCACCTGTCCGGGCGGGAGCAGGCCGAGCGGGTTGCGATCATCGATGCGCTCGACCACGCCGGCGGCAACAAGGTGCATGCGGCGCGTGAACTCGGGATCAGCCGCACCACCCTGTACGCCCGGATGCGCTCACTCGGTATCTGA
- a CDS encoding aldehyde dehydrogenase family protein, with amino-acid sequence MTAVATELLTRVRDFISTDRPMLIGGEWVSAASGRTFETIDPATARPITSVAHGEAVDVDRAVRAARQAFDDGPWSRMKPNERERLLWRVGDLLTERAAEFGQLEALDNGKAATIATAVDMNWSADIFRYNAGLATKITGSTVDVSMPFVPGGEFHAYTLREPVGVCGLIVPWNFPLLMAAFKLAPALAAGNTVILKPAEQTPLTALLLGEIFDEAGFPPGVVNIVTGFGDAGAALAAHDDVDKIAFTGSTEVGKKIVEAAKGNLKKVSLELGGKSPNIVFADADFDKAVAGSVAAWMFNHGQCCVAGTRLFVERPIFDDFTTAVAEAAAQAKIGPGLDPATELGPLVSQEQFDRVSGYLSAGLADGARALTGGKRWGDEGFFIEPTVFVDVEPHFSIVSEEIFGPVVAALPFDADTGVAAAANDSVYGLAAGIWTTDLSKAHKTARAIKAGSVWVNQYNGFDTAMPFGGYKQSGWGRELGSSAIDLYTQTKAVNVAL; translated from the coding sequence ATGACCGCCGTCGCCACCGAGCTGCTCACGCGGGTCCGCGACTTCATCTCCACCGACCGCCCGATGCTGATCGGCGGCGAGTGGGTGTCGGCCGCCTCCGGCCGCACCTTCGAGACCATCGATCCGGCCACCGCACGCCCGATCACTTCGGTCGCCCACGGCGAGGCCGTCGACGTCGATCGCGCCGTACGCGCCGCCCGACAGGCCTTCGACGACGGACCGTGGTCGCGGATGAAGCCCAACGAACGTGAGCGGCTGCTGTGGCGGGTGGGTGACCTGCTGACCGAGCGGGCTGCCGAGTTCGGCCAGCTCGAGGCACTCGACAACGGCAAGGCGGCCACCATCGCGACCGCGGTGGACATGAACTGGTCGGCCGACATCTTCCGCTACAACGCCGGCCTGGCCACCAAGATCACCGGCTCCACCGTCGACGTGTCGATGCCCTTCGTGCCCGGCGGCGAGTTCCACGCCTACACGCTGCGCGAGCCGGTCGGCGTGTGCGGCCTGATCGTGCCGTGGAACTTCCCGCTGCTGATGGCCGCATTCAAACTCGCACCCGCGCTGGCCGCCGGCAACACGGTGATCCTCAAGCCGGCCGAGCAGACCCCACTCACCGCGCTGCTGCTCGGTGAGATCTTCGACGAAGCGGGCTTCCCGCCCGGCGTGGTCAACATCGTCACCGGCTTCGGCGATGCCGGTGCGGCCCTGGCCGCCCACGACGACGTCGACAAGATCGCCTTCACCGGCTCCACCGAGGTCGGCAAGAAGATCGTCGAGGCCGCCAAGGGCAACCTCAAGAAGGTGTCGCTGGAACTCGGCGGCAAGAGCCCCAACATCGTGTTCGCCGACGCCGACTTCGACAAGGCGGTGGCCGGGTCGGTGGCGGCATGGATGTTCAACCACGGGCAGTGCTGCGTGGCCGGCACCCGACTGTTCGTCGAGCGACCCATCTTCGACGACTTCACCACGGCCGTCGCCGAGGCAGCGGCGCAGGCGAAGATCGGCCCCGGGCTGGACCCGGCGACCGAACTCGGCCCGCTGGTCAGTCAGGAACAGTTCGATCGGGTCTCGGGCTACCTGTCGGCCGGCCTGGCCGACGGCGCGCGCGCACTGACCGGCGGAAAGCGTTGGGGCGATGAGGGGTTCTTCATCGAACCGACGGTGTTCGTCGACGTCGAGCCGCACTTCTCGATTGTTTCCGAGGAGATCTTCGGGCCCGTCGTGGCGGCGCTGCCCTTCGACGCCGACACCGGGGTGGCCGCGGCCGCCAACGATTCGGTCTACGGTCTGGCCGCCGGTATCTGGACCACCGATCTGTCCAAGGCCCACAAGACGGCACGCGCGATCAAGGCCGGTTCGGTCTGGGTCAACCAATACAACGGATTCGACACCGCGATGCCGTTCGGCGGCTACAAACAAAGTGGGTGGGGTCGCGAACTCGGTTCGTCCGCGATCGACCTCTACACGCAGACCAAAGCGGTCAACGTCGCACTCTGA
- a CDS encoding NDMA-dependent alcohol dehydrogenase has protein sequence MKTKAAILTGVGKPFELTELTLDPPKDGEVLIKYTAAGLCHSDLHLTDGDLPPRFPIVGGHEGAGIIEEVGPGVTKVKPGDHVVCSFIPNCGTCRYCATGRQSLCDMGATILEGSMPDGSFRFHDGDTDFGAMCMLGTFSERSTISQHSVVKVDDWLPLDKAVLVGCGVPTGWGSAVYTGNVRAGDIVVIYGIGGIGINSVQGAVHAGAKAVIVVDPIAFKRDTAIKFGATHAFASAAEAQETITEISWGQGADAAIVTVGTVDEDVVSAAIGAVGKGGSVILTGLSSPEKFTVHWPGIDLTLNEKSIKGSLFGSANPQYDIVRLLRLYDAGQLKLDELVTTTYTLDQVNEGYQDLRDGKNIRGVIIHDN, from the coding sequence ATGAAAACCAAGGCCGCCATCCTCACCGGCGTCGGCAAGCCCTTCGAACTCACCGAACTCACCCTCGACCCGCCGAAGGACGGCGAAGTACTGATCAAGTACACCGCCGCCGGCCTGTGCCATTCCGATCTGCATCTGACCGACGGCGATCTGCCGCCACGCTTCCCCATCGTCGGCGGCCACGAGGGCGCCGGGATCATCGAGGAGGTCGGGCCGGGCGTCACCAAGGTCAAACCCGGCGACCATGTGGTGTGCAGCTTCATCCCGAACTGCGGCACCTGCCGCTACTGCGCGACGGGCCGACAGTCGCTGTGCGACATGGGCGCCACCATCCTGGAAGGCTCGATGCCCGACGGGTCGTTCCGCTTCCATGACGGCGACACCGACTTCGGCGCCATGTGCATGCTGGGCACCTTCTCCGAGCGGTCCACCATCAGCCAGCACTCGGTGGTGAAGGTCGACGACTGGCTGCCGCTGGACAAGGCCGTCCTGGTGGGTTGCGGCGTGCCGACCGGCTGGGGTTCGGCGGTCTACACCGGCAATGTGCGGGCCGGGGACATCGTGGTGATCTACGGCATCGGCGGGATCGGCATCAACTCGGTGCAGGGTGCCGTGCACGCCGGCGCCAAGGCCGTGATCGTCGTGGACCCGATCGCCTTCAAACGCGACACCGCGATCAAGTTCGGCGCCACCCACGCGTTCGCCAGCGCTGCCGAGGCCCAGGAGACGATCACCGAGATCAGCTGGGGTCAAGGGGCCGACGCCGCGATCGTCACCGTCGGCACCGTCGACGAGGACGTGGTGTCGGCGGCCATCGGCGCCGTCGGCAAGGGCGGGTCGGTGATCCTCACCGGCCTGTCGAGCCCGGAGAAGTTCACCGTGCACTGGCCGGGCATCGACCTGACGCTGAACGAGAAGTCCATCAAGGGCAGCTTGTTCGGCTCGGCCAACCCGCAATACGACATCGTCCGGCTGTTGCGCCTCTATGACGCCGGCCAGCTCAAACTCGACGAGCTGGTCACCACCACCTACACCCTCGATCAGGTCAACGAGGGATACCAGGATCTACGGGACGGCAAGAACATTCGCGGTGTGATCATCCACGACAACTGA
- a CDS encoding pyruvate kinase — MEAGGPATEGPDLGGVDEDRRERLTALRAQLVDLRDDARKAESVTADRIAAVHPAHRAGAANLVHYRAMRAHDLRDLQNQLTAEGLSSLGRMESGVLTNLNAVIRIIDEVLGGHGPGVEPLGVDSEAGPEILERNAFALLGPQPHARSARVMVTMPGIAAADPGFVERCSEAGMDLARINCAHDNAAAWRTMATHVRAADPEIRIAMDLGGPKVRTGPIKDGPKVVRIRPKRDQLGRVTTPARFWLGRAPDGADMQTTIPIDDPAWPPSSVTTGAHITLTDARGRARTLVVEETAPHGALVSCDRTLYLTPGTLLHPDAGDAGDAVVGDLPALAQALLLRPGDTVTLTADLSPATPTDDGNHHIGCTLAEAFSAVAVGDRVFFDDGKIAGAVTDVSAEEIAVLVTRAKPEGTKLKAEKGINLPDTRLPTSALTADDVAALDTVVEIADVVNLSFVQGPQDVAELQRILAERHSPDLGIVLKVETVAGFEALPQSLLQAMRTRRVGVMIARGDLAVETGFERLAEVQEEILWLCEAAHVPVIWATQVLDSLADRGLPTRAEVTDAAAGERAECVMLNKGPHIVEAIEALTEILSRMRGHVDKKRTLLRRLGAWDEDRRPLIG; from the coding sequence ATGGAGGCCGGAGGGCCGGCAACCGAGGGACCCGACCTCGGAGGAGTCGATGAGGATCGCCGGGAACGACTGACCGCACTGCGCGCGCAACTTGTCGACCTGCGCGACGACGCTCGGAAGGCGGAGTCGGTGACCGCGGACCGGATCGCCGCAGTCCATCCGGCGCACCGCGCAGGTGCGGCCAACCTGGTGCACTACCGGGCGATGCGCGCGCACGATCTGCGCGACCTACAGAACCAATTGACCGCCGAAGGCCTGTCGTCGTTGGGGCGCATGGAATCCGGGGTGCTGACCAACCTGAACGCCGTCATCCGGATCATCGACGAGGTCCTGGGCGGCCACGGGCCGGGCGTCGAACCGCTCGGCGTCGATTCTGAAGCCGGCCCAGAGATCCTCGAGCGGAACGCGTTCGCGTTGCTGGGTCCACAACCGCACGCACGGTCCGCGCGGGTGATGGTGACGATGCCCGGCATCGCAGCTGCCGATCCTGGATTCGTCGAGCGGTGCTCCGAGGCCGGGATGGACCTGGCCCGGATCAACTGCGCCCACGACAACGCCGCCGCCTGGCGCACCATGGCGACCCACGTCCGCGCCGCCGACCCGGAGATCCGAATCGCCATGGACCTCGGCGGACCAAAGGTGCGGACCGGACCCATCAAGGACGGGCCGAAGGTCGTGCGGATACGTCCAAAGCGTGACCAACTGGGCCGAGTCACCACACCTGCGCGGTTCTGGCTCGGGCGGGCACCCGACGGAGCCGACATGCAGACCACGATCCCGATCGATGACCCCGCCTGGCCGCCATCATCTGTGACCACCGGCGCCCACATCACCCTGACCGACGCGCGTGGACGCGCACGCACCCTCGTCGTCGAAGAGACCGCACCGCACGGCGCGCTCGTGAGCTGCGACCGCACCCTCTACCTCACACCCGGCACGCTGCTGCACCCCGATGCCGGCGATGCCGGCGATGCCGTGGTCGGCGACCTTCCCGCGCTCGCGCAGGCCCTGCTGCTACGTCCGGGTGACACTGTCACGCTGACCGCCGATCTGAGTCCCGCCACACCCACCGACGATGGCAATCACCATATTGGATGCACACTGGCCGAGGCGTTCTCGGCCGTCGCCGTCGGCGATCGGGTGTTCTTCGACGATGGGAAGATCGCCGGAGCGGTCACCGACGTGAGTGCCGAGGAAATCGCCGTTCTGGTCACCCGCGCGAAGCCCGAGGGCACCAAGCTGAAGGCGGAAAAGGGTATCAATCTGCCAGATACCCGACTGCCGACCAGCGCACTCACGGCCGACGATGTCGCAGCGCTCGACACCGTGGTCGAGATCGCCGACGTGGTGAACCTGTCCTTCGTGCAGGGACCACAGGACGTGGCCGAACTGCAACGAATACTGGCCGAACGCCACAGCCCCGATCTCGGTATCGTGCTCAAGGTCGAGACCGTGGCCGGTTTCGAAGCGCTTCCGCAATCGTTGCTGCAGGCCATGCGCACCCGCCGCGTCGGCGTCATGATCGCTCGTGGTGACCTCGCCGTCGAGACCGGATTCGAACGCCTCGCCGAGGTACAGGAGGAGATCCTGTGGCTGTGCGAAGCCGCCCACGTCCCGGTGATCTGGGCGACCCAGGTCCTCGACTCGCTCGCCGACCGGGGACTACCCACCCGCGCCGAGGTCACCGACGCCGCGGCCGGCGAACGAGCCGAATGCGTGATGCTCAACAAAGGGCCGCACATCGTGGAGGCGATCGAGGCCCTCACCGAGATCCTGTCCCGGATGCGCGGCCACGTCGACAAGAAGCGCACACTGCTGCGCCGCCTGGGTGCATGGGATGAGGACCGCCGCCCACTCATCGGATGA